Proteins from one Caldanaerovirga acetigignens genomic window:
- a CDS encoding type II restriction endonuclease, which yields MKELYLEFLDVENIESVIEKFHDTIIDTNRSYNFFVDWDKVRNNITKYKIEFHILNSLVGSKQFEDDLKEILQKYPQVLPAIPILLAIRELNLKVIKDFTEKVPKVVNYDFNIRNLTPEDIDNIIEFFDKTGLKNLLINMVTKNIYDYAIGVEVGLDSHARKNRSGDAMELLLKPIIEEIAKKKGIQTILFQKTFEYLETNYKIKVNSSIQNRKADFILIKNNKKVINIEVNFFSGTGSKPQEIVDSYIERQNELKNNGFEFIWITDGEGWKGQKNQIHKGFEKIDYLLNLYFVRIGLLEEILCRI from the coding sequence ATGAAGGAATTATACTTAGAATTTTTAGACGTTGAAAATATAGAAAGTGTAATAGAAAAATTCCATGATACAATCATAGATACAAATAGAAGTTATAATTTTTTTGTTGATTGGGACAAAGTGAGAAACAATATTACCAAATATAAAATTGAATTTCATATATTAAATAGTTTGGTTGGAAGTAAACAATTTGAGGATGATTTAAAAGAAATTTTACAAAAATATCCTCAAGTACTACCAGCTATACCAATCTTGCTAGCTATAAGAGAACTCAATCTTAAAGTGATTAAAGATTTCACAGAAAAAGTTCCAAAGGTTGTAAATTATGACTTTAATATTAGAAATCTTACACCAGAAGATATTGATAATATTATAGAATTTTTTGATAAGACGGGTTTAAAAAATCTTCTTATTAATATGGTTACAAAAAACATATATGATTACGCAATCGGAGTAGAAGTAGGTTTAGATTCCCATGCACGAAAAAATAGAAGTGGAGATGCTATGGAATTATTATTAAAGCCAATTATAGAAGAAATAGCAAAGAAAAAAGGCATTCAAACAATATTATTTCAGAAAACATTCGAATATTTAGAAACCAATTATAAAATAAAAGTTAATTCTTCAATTCAAAATAGAAAAGCTGATTTCATTTTAATCAAAAACAATAAAAAAGTCATCAACATCGAAGTAAACTTTTTCTCAGGAACTGGTTCAAAACCCCAAGAAATTGTGGATTCCTATATAGAAAGACAGAATGAACTTAAAAACAACGGATTTGAATTTATTTGGATAACAGATGGAGAGGGATGGAAAGGACAAAAAAATCAAATTCATAAAGGATTTGAAAAAATAGATTATCTATTAAATCTTTACTTTGTTCGCATCGGTTTATTGGAGGAAATATTATGCAGGATATAG
- a CDS encoding iron-containing alcohol dehydrogenase: MLLSYSRYAQLCPIIYGRGTVNLLGEEVKKFGCSKVLLVSDRTVSKLDIYEKCKKSLSNAGISFVEFDEILPDPPDYVVNKGGEVAREQKVDGIVAVGGGSVMDAAKGINILINNPPPINQYFGNPFFKPGVPVVMVVTTAGTGSESTGVAVITDTVNNVKNSVFGVASLGILDPEATINLPKDATVHTGMDAFSHAAEAITAKLPNPKSQLLAFDAINKIIKYLPVAAEDGVNIEARANMLLASNFAGIAFNDALVHLGHAIAHTIGAKFHVVHGEACALALPEVMKYAATVDASRVKIVGEAMGLDFSGRESGEEIGEKVAQAIRRFMRELGIRPLRELGISKEDLLSTVDMVFKDPCYSFVPRQLEREEILKILGNMYENY, translated from the coding sequence ATGTTGTTATCCTATTCGAGATACGCCCAATTGTGTCCAATCATTTACGGAAGAGGAACTGTAAATCTTTTGGGCGAAGAAGTCAAAAAATTTGGATGCTCCAAAGTGCTCCTTGTATCAGATAGAACTGTGTCAAAACTTGATATTTACGAAAAGTGCAAAAAGAGTCTAAGTAATGCTGGAATAAGTTTCGTAGAGTTTGATGAAATATTACCTGACCCTCCGGATTATGTAGTCAATAAAGGCGGAGAAGTGGCAAGAGAGCAGAAAGTTGACGGGATAGTAGCAGTAGGTGGAGGAAGTGTAATGGATGCGGCGAAAGGCATAAATATTCTTATAAATAATCCACCTCCTATAAACCAGTATTTTGGGAATCCCTTTTTTAAACCCGGCGTTCCTGTTGTGATGGTAGTGACGACAGCCGGTACCGGAAGCGAAAGCACAGGAGTTGCTGTAATAACAGATACTGTAAATAATGTTAAAAACTCTGTCTTTGGAGTAGCTTCCCTTGGAATATTAGATCCCGAAGCAACGATAAACTTGCCAAAGGATGCCACCGTCCATACGGGGATGGACGCATTTTCCCATGCAGCCGAAGCTATTACGGCAAAACTGCCTAATCCTAAATCGCAGCTTCTTGCCTTTGATGCTATTAATAAAATAATTAAGTATTTGCCGGTTGCTGCCGAAGATGGTGTCAACATCGAAGCAAGAGCAAATATGCTTCTTGCCAGCAATTTTGCAGGTATAGCCTTTAACGATGCCTTAGTACACTTAGGACATGCCATAGCTCACACCATAGGTGCGAAATTTCATGTAGTTCATGGCGAGGCGTGCGCTCTGGCCCTACCTGAAGTAATGAAATACGCCGCTACGGTGGATGCATCTAGGGTAAAGATCGTGGGCGAAGCTATGGGCCTTGATTTTTCAGGAAGGGAAAGTGGCGAAGAAATTGGCGAAAAGGTAGCCCAAGCCATAAGAAGGTTCATGAGGGAATTAGGAATAAGGCCGCTTAGAGAGCTTGGGATATCTAAAGAAGATTTATTGAGCACAGTTGATATGGTATTTAAAGATCCTTGCTACAGTTTTGTTCCGCGGCAACTGGAAAGAGAAGAAATTTTAAAGATATTAGGAAATATGTACGAAAATTATTAA
- a CDS encoding DNA adenine methylase: MQALNSMEMIKGKQCMRLNNAKPFLKWAGGKSQLLDELYKRLPLAFIQSGEIERYVEPFVGGGAFFFFIKRNFKVRESFLLDINRELMISYKVIQNNVNELIDELRNIEERYLKLSEEYRKHFYYNIREEYNRQKNNFDYANYNFDWIKRAASLIFLNKTCFNGLYRLNKKGEFNVPFGKYKNPTICDSENLIAVHRALEDTEIICADFEESKKYIHKNTLVYLDPPYRPLSDTSNFTSYSESGFNDDDQRRLAYFFKEMDKRGAYLLLSNSDPKNVDVNDNFFEELYSGFILERVKAKRHINCYGNKRGEINELIIRNYK, encoded by the coding sequence ATGCAAGCACTGAATTCGATGGAAATGATTAAAGGAAAACAATGTATGAGATTAAACAATGCTAAACCTTTTTTAAAGTGGGCAGGGGGAAAATCACAATTACTAGATGAATTATATAAGAGATTACCGTTAGCTTTTATTCAGAGTGGTGAAATAGAAAGATACGTTGAACCCTTTGTTGGTGGAGGTGCTTTTTTCTTCTTTATAAAGAGAAATTTTAAAGTTAGAGAATCGTTTCTACTTGATATAAATAGGGAACTTATGATAAGTTATAAGGTTATTCAGAATAATGTGAATGAGTTAATTGATGAGCTAAGAAATATTGAAGAAAGATACTTGAAATTATCAGAAGAGTACAGGAAACATTTTTACTATAATATTAGAGAGGAGTATAATAGACAAAAGAATAATTTTGATTACGCAAATTACAATTTTGACTGGATAAAAAGGGCAGCATCTTTAATTTTTTTAAATAAAACCTGTTTTAATGGATTATATAGATTGAACAAAAAAGGCGAATTTAATGTTCCTTTTGGGAAATACAAAAATCCTACCATTTGTGACAGTGAAAATTTAATAGCAGTACATAGAGCATTAGAAGATACGGAGATTATTTGTGCAGATTTTGAAGAAAGCAAAAAATACATACATAAGAACACTTTAGTGTACCTTGATCCTCCTTATCGCCCTTTAAGCGATACTTCTAATTTTACGAGTTATAGCGAGAGTGGGTTTAATGACGATGACCAAAGAAGGTTAGCTTATTTTTTTAAAGAAATGGATAAAAGAGGTGCTTATCTATTACTTAGCAATTCTGACCCTAAGAATGTAGATGTAAATGATAATTTCTTTGAGGAATTGTATTCTGGATTCATTTTAGAAAGAGTAAAGGCAAAAAGGCACATAAACTGCTATGGAAATAAACGGGGTGAAATTAATGAATTGATTATAAGAAACTATAAATAG
- a CDS encoding TRM11 family SAM-dependent methyltransferase — MQDIVFKKEITTVWSFPERGKWKTHNGNYRGNFAPQIPRNIILRYSNEGDIVLDPMVGSGTTLIETKLLNRRGIGFDINPDSVELTRKNLDFDTDNKYEQLVKVGDVRNLKEIFDNSVDLIITHPPYLNIIKYSNGRIEGDLSNISDVKKFCTELEKGIVELYRVLKEDKYCAILIGDTRKNGHYVPLAYYVMRLFLKNGFVLKEDIIKVQHNCRSTPYWEKRGEKYNFYMIMHEHLFIFRKPKKDENLYRIKYSTGLY, encoded by the coding sequence ATGCAGGATATAGTCTTTAAAAAGGAAATCACTACAGTATGGTCATTTCCTGAAAGAGGAAAATGGAAAACACATAATGGCAACTACAGAGGCAATTTCGCCCCACAAATTCCTAGGAATATTATCTTAAGATACTCGAATGAAGGAGATATTGTTCTGGATCCAATGGTTGGGAGTGGTACCACACTTATAGAAACCAAATTATTAAATAGACGAGGTATAGGCTTTGATATCAATCCTGATAGTGTTGAGCTGACTAGAAAAAACTTAGATTTTGATACAGATAATAAGTATGAGCAGCTTGTAAAAGTAGGAGATGTAAGAAACTTAAAAGAGATCTTCGATAACAGCGTAGATCTAATAATAACTCATCCACCGTACTTAAACATAATAAAATATTCAAACGGGAGAATAGAAGGTGATTTGTCAAATATATCTGATGTCAAAAAATTTTGCACGGAGTTAGAAAAAGGAATTGTCGAACTTTATAGAGTCCTAAAAGAAGACAAATACTGTGCAATTTTAATAGGAGACACAAGAAAGAACGGACACTATGTACCACTAGCATACTATGTAATGAGGCTATTCCTGAAAAACGGCTTTGTACTAAAAGAAGACATCATTAAAGTCCAACATAATTGCAGGTCTACACCTTATTGGGAAAAACGAGGAGAAAAATATAACTTCTACATGATTATGCATGAACATTTATTTATTTTCAGAAAACCTAAAAAAGATGAGAACTTGTACAGAATAAAATATAGCACAGGATTATACTAA
- a CDS encoding NAD(P)/FAD-dependent oxidoreductase — protein sequence MFESLFSHGKIGTMETKNRVVFTAMGNALANSDGTISERDIQFYAARAKGGVGLIITECMVVDERGKGNTRQMCVFDDKFIPGLRALADEVHKYGTKIVAQIYHPGRQGISAINGNEPMAAPSEVECKVVHQPVRAMSTEEVEEMVKKFVDAAVRIKKAGFDGVEVHGAHGYLINQFLSPYTNKRTDKYGGSFENRMRFLEEIVVGIREKCGKDFPLLVRLTVDEFLEKVGLPNEGLHLEDGVKISKRLEELGVDALDISCGIYETMNVSWEPASYEQGWKIYLAETIKKAVDIPVIGVSVIRDPEFADRMIREGKIDFAGSARQHFADPEWANKAMEGRVNEIRKCISCLYCMETLIGADITGMTCQCSINIQSGREWELNQFKENGEGRIVAIIGAGPAGLEAARILAKRKFRPVIFERTDKIGGQLNLASKPPKKEKINWLIDYYKSQIEKENIEVRFNAMPTVDELKALNPYAVFVAQGSEPIVPKTIPGIGSENVFTAEDILAEKVYISGKKVAVVGSGMTGLETAHYLAEKGNEVSLFEMLDEIGPGLFFQNLIDVLGHLQAYDVKLNPNHKLVAINGNEVVFENTKTQGKVVYNFDYVVLSLGRTPNKNLVEEIKSSFEKVFILGDAEKAGKIRNAVEAGFLAAYNL from the coding sequence ATGTTTGAAAGCTTGTTTTCTCACGGCAAAATAGGGACTATGGAAACAAAAAACAGGGTCGTCTTTACAGCTATGGGAAACGCCCTCGCGAATTCCGACGGAACCATTTCGGAAAGAGACATCCAATTTTACGCGGCTAGGGCAAAAGGTGGAGTAGGGCTCATTATCACCGAATGTATGGTTGTGGATGAGAGAGGCAAAGGTAATACCAGACAGATGTGTGTGTTTGACGATAAATTTATACCCGGTCTTAGAGCTCTGGCCGATGAGGTGCACAAATACGGTACGAAGATCGTGGCTCAGATTTATCATCCGGGAAGGCAAGGAATTTCTGCGATAAACGGAAATGAGCCGATGGCGGCACCGAGCGAGGTAGAATGCAAAGTCGTGCATCAACCCGTGAGGGCGATGAGTACGGAAGAAGTCGAGGAAATGGTAAAAAAATTTGTAGATGCTGCAGTTCGAATAAAGAAAGCCGGATTTGACGGTGTTGAAGTCCATGGAGCGCACGGATATTTAATAAACCAGTTTTTAAGCCCGTATACAAATAAAAGGACAGACAAGTACGGCGGGAGTTTTGAAAACAGGATGAGGTTTTTAGAAGAAATAGTAGTTGGCATTAGAGAAAAGTGCGGAAAAGATTTTCCACTTCTTGTAAGATTGACGGTCGATGAATTTTTGGAAAAGGTTGGGCTTCCAAATGAAGGGCTTCATCTAGAAGATGGGGTAAAAATATCAAAGAGGCTTGAGGAGCTTGGCGTGGATGCACTGGATATAAGTTGCGGTATCTATGAAACAATGAATGTGTCCTGGGAACCGGCTTCTTACGAGCAGGGATGGAAGATATATCTTGCTGAAACGATAAAGAAAGCTGTGGACATCCCGGTGATAGGAGTTTCAGTGATAAGGGACCCCGAATTTGCAGACAGGATGATAAGGGAAGGCAAGATCGACTTTGCGGGTTCCGCAAGACAGCATTTTGCAGATCCTGAATGGGCAAACAAAGCAATGGAAGGAAGAGTGAATGAAATAAGGAAGTGCATATCTTGCCTTTATTGTATGGAAACATTAATAGGTGCCGATATAACGGGAATGACCTGTCAGTGCAGCATAAACATTCAAAGTGGCCGCGAATGGGAGTTAAATCAATTTAAGGAAAATGGGGAAGGTAGGATTGTAGCTATAATAGGCGCGGGGCCTGCGGGGCTTGAGGCAGCAAGAATACTGGCAAAACGGAAGTTCAGGCCGGTAATTTTTGAAAGGACTGATAAAATAGGCGGACAGTTAAACCTTGCAAGCAAGCCTCCCAAAAAGGAGAAAATAAATTGGCTCATTGATTATTATAAGTCTCAGATTGAAAAGGAGAATATAGAGGTAAGATTTAATGCGATGCCGACGGTTGATGAATTAAAGGCACTTAACCCCTATGCGGTGTTTGTGGCTCAAGGTTCAGAGCCCATAGTACCTAAAACGATTCCCGGCATCGGAAGCGAAAACGTATTCACAGCAGAAGACATACTGGCTGAGAAAGTATATATATCCGGTAAAAAAGTAGCAGTAGTTGGATCTGGAATGACAGGGCTTGAAACTGCTCATTACCTTGCTGAAAAAGGAAATGAGGTCAGTTTATTTGAAATGCTAGATGAAATCGGTCCCGGTTTATTTTTCCAGAATTTAATAGACGTGTTGGGCCACCTGCAAGCTTATGATGTGAAGCTAAATCCAAACCATAAACTTGTTGCGATAAATGGAAACGAAGTGGTTTTTGAGAACACTAAAACTCAAGGAAAAGTCGTTTACAACTTTGATTACGTGGTGCTGTCTCTTGGGAGGACACCGAATAAGAACTTGGTTGAAGAGATAAAAAGCAGTTTTGAAAAGGTCTTTATACTGGGAGATGCGGAAAAAGCAGGGAAAATAAGAAATGCTGTAGAGGCTGGCTTTTTAGCAGCGTATAATTTGTAA
- a CDS encoding nitroreductase family protein translates to MNEVINAIKTRRSIRRFKPEQVRDEEIEAIIEAAIHAPSGHNEQPWHFTVIQNKNLIDHFSNVTKKAMAESEVPWIAAMGNNEKLHLFYNAPTIIVVSGKKGSYSPLIDCSAATQNMLLAAHSLGLGACWIGLINLIFKMEEEVKKLSLPEGYEPYFAVALGYPDLEKPPRPIERKKDVVNYIK, encoded by the coding sequence TTGAACGAAGTTATCAACGCCATAAAAACCCGAAGGAGTATAAGGCGTTTTAAGCCCGAACAGGTAAGGGATGAGGAAATAGAGGCCATTATAGAAGCGGCAATCCATGCTCCCAGCGGCCACAACGAGCAGCCCTGGCATTTTACCGTCATTCAGAATAAAAATCTCATCGACCATTTCAGCAATGTAACAAAAAAGGCCATGGCGGAATCGGAAGTTCCATGGATAGCCGCCATGGGAAACAATGAGAAATTGCATCTTTTTTACAACGCGCCAACCATAATAGTGGTCTCCGGCAAAAAAGGTTCTTATTCACCTCTTATCGATTGCAGCGCCGCCACTCAAAACATGCTGCTCGCAGCCCACAGCCTGGGACTCGGAGCGTGCTGGATTGGCTTAATAAATTTGATATTTAAGATGGAAGAAGAGGTGAAAAAACTCTCGCTGCCAGAAGGTTATGAGCCTTATTTTGCAGTAGCCTTGGGTTACCCAGACCTGGAAAAACCGCCGCGTCCCATAGAAAGGAAAAAGGATGTAGTAAATTACATAAAGTGA
- a CDS encoding LysR family transcriptional regulator, which yields MEIDMTSLKYFVLICKNKSFSKTAEELFITQQALSKRIQKLEKQLGTQLFERTPRGVTLTEAGRYVLSRAELLVKTYEEFVSDVKSKIDKEKTTIKIGFAPGTLQILGVRAIIEFEQKNRDIHIEIAEFSDIDCEANVLNGTLDLALTVKPKDLSNFIYHHLIREKLIVIVNKANPLSDKKSVRFEDLKNEKLILLSDTFRIQPVILEHFEKAGFAPKVYFKSSHDLKVAYDFVELNQGIFIFVDKLTHPHIEEYKNIKIIPIDDPTAYWDAGFILKKGTKISKAAKKFIDYFIEKYKNKS from the coding sequence ATGGAAATTGATATGACTTCTCTTAAATATTTCGTGCTTATATGCAAAAATAAGAGCTTTTCTAAAACTGCAGAGGAACTTTTTATAACTCAACAGGCTTTAAGTAAGCGCATCCAAAAGCTAGAGAAGCAGTTAGGAACACAGCTTTTTGAACGTACGCCCAGAGGCGTCACTCTTACGGAAGCGGGGAGGTACGTTCTTTCGAGGGCAGAACTTCTTGTCAAAACCTATGAGGAATTCGTTTCCGATGTAAAAAGTAAAATAGACAAAGAAAAAACAACGATAAAAATAGGGTTTGCCCCAGGCACCCTCCAAATTTTAGGGGTCAGGGCAATAATTGAATTCGAGCAAAAAAACCGGGATATTCACATTGAAATAGCAGAATTTTCCGATATAGACTGTGAAGCAAATGTATTAAACGGAACTCTAGATCTAGCTTTGACCGTAAAACCTAAAGACCTGAGCAATTTTATTTATCATCATCTCATAAGGGAAAAATTAATCGTTATAGTCAATAAAGCCAACCCTCTTTCAGATAAAAAGAGTGTAAGATTTGAGGACCTTAAAAACGAAAAACTGATACTGTTGAGCGATACTTTTCGGATCCAACCAGTCATCCTTGAACATTTTGAGAAAGCTGGCTTTGCTCCTAAGGTCTACTTTAAATCAAGTCACGATTTGAAGGTCGCTTACGATTTTGTGGAATTGAACCAAGGCATTTTTATATTTGTAGATAAACTTACGCATCCCCACATAGAAGAATATAAAAATATTAAGATAATCCCCATCGATGATCCTACAGCTTACTGGGATGCCGGATTTATACTAAAAAAAGGGACAAAGATCAGCAAAGCTGCGAAAAAGTTTATAGACTACTTTATAGAAAAATACAAAAACAAGTCATAA